Proteins from one Labrus mixtus unplaced genomic scaffold, fLabMix1.1 SCAFFOLD_101, whole genome shotgun sequence genomic window:
- the LOC132961605 gene encoding methyltransferase-like protein 27, producing MSDCRKTADQVRARLQSCKGNGSKQTRTFYDGWSTYEQDLAMLNYRAPNFGVDFLDVNFCGTRADVQVLDVACGSGMVAKLMSELGFRNFVGVDGSKGMLDLAAQSGLYQDLRLALLGTDQLPAQTGTFDVVILVGALSPGFIPVSVVRELCHAAKPGGLVCMVKGEHRGAEHDMYQCDLQRELQLMEGEGLWSQLAVQHTDRYMNDTFPDPDQQGELFLSGTAYLYKKKLHNKD from the exons ATGTCGGACTGCAGGAAGACTGCGGACCAGGTGAGGGCTCGACTTCAGTCCTGCAAAGGAAACGGGTCCAAGCAGACCAGGACCTTTTACGACGGCTGGTCAACGTACGAGCAG GACTTGGCAATGCTGAATTACAGGGCTCCAAACTTCGGGGTGGATTTCCTGGATGTTAACTTCTGTGGGACTCGTGCTGATGTTCAGGTTTTGGACGTCGCCTGTGGATCTGGAATGGTCGCAAAactg atGAGTGAACTTGGCTTCAGGAACTTTGTTGGAGTGGATGGCAGTAAAGGCATGCTGGATCTAGCTGCTCAGTCCGGCCTCtatcaggacctcagactggccTTACTGGGAACAGACCAGCTTCCTGCACAGACTG GGACGTTTGATGTGGTGATCCTCGTCGGTGCTCTGAGTCCAGGTTTTATACCGGTCAGTGTGGTCAGAGAGCTCTGCCACGCCGCCAAACCAG gaggGCTGGTGTGCATGGTGAAAGGGgaacacagaggagcagagcaCGACATGTACCAGTGTGACCTGCAGAGGGAGCTGCAGCtgatggagggggaggggctgtgGAGTCAGCTGGCAGTCCAACACACGGACAGGTACATGAACGACACGTTCCCGGACccagaccagcagggggagctcttcCTCAGCGGGACGGCTTACCTGTACAAGAAGAAGTTACATAACAAAGACTAA